A genome region from Canis lupus dingo isolate Sandy chromosome 7, ASM325472v2, whole genome shotgun sequence includes the following:
- the C7H1orf105 gene encoding uncharacterized protein C1orf105 homolog isoform X6 — translation MERRELKVSVPKFGKIPWLSEASLINKPLVLSLPKRYPQNSGTFLISSKKDMNLPILFQVPDVLSKARRIQSNPMLIRNKQLCSTCQEIKMVQPKPVIIPHNLKLSFENLMSHRMSLHPPKAQAVLKHSHNDISTALPDARTSFYLWS, via the exons atggaaagaagagaaCTAAAG gTTTCTGTTCCGAAATTTGGCAAGATTCCTTGGCTTAGCGAGGCCAGCCTCATAAACAAGCCATTAGTGCTCAGCCTCCCCAAAAG atATCCTCAGAATTCTGGCACTTTCCTGATTTCATCCAAGAAGgatatgaatttgcctattttatttcAAGTTCCAGATGTCTTATCTAAG GCCAGGAGGATCCAGAGTAACCCCATGCTGATCAGAAATAAGCAGCTGTGCTCCAcatgtcaagaaataaaaatg GTACAACCAAAACCTGTGATAATCCCTCATAATCTGAAACTATCCTTTGAGAATCTTATGAGTCATAG AATGAGTCTTCATCCACCAAAAGCCCAAGCTGTACTCAAACATTCCCATAATGACATCTCAACAG
- the PIGC gene encoding phosphatidylinositol N-acetylglucosaminyltransferase subunit C → MCAQPVTDTKEIKWQKVLYERQPFPDNYVDRRFLEELRKNIYARKYQYWAVVFESSVVVQQLCSVCVFVVIWWYMDEGLLAPHWLFGTGLASSLIGYVLFDLIDGGEGRKKSGRTRWADLKSALVFITFTYGFSPVLKTLTESVSTDTIYAMSVFMLLGHLIFFDYGANAAIVSSTLSLNMAIFASVCLASRLPRSLHAFIMVTFAIQIFALWPMLQKKLKACTPCSYVGVTLLFAFSALGGLLSISAVGAILFAILLVSISCLCPFYLIRLQLFKENIHGPWDEAEIKEDLSRFLS, encoded by the coding sequence ATGTGTGCCCAACCTGTAACTGACACAAAGGAGATCAAGTGGCAGAAGGTCTTGTATGAGCGGCAGCCCTTTCCTGATAACTATGTGGACCGGCGTTTCCTGGAAGAGCTCCGGAAAAACATCTACGCCCGGAAGTACCAGTACTGGGCTGTGGTATTTGAGTCCAGTGTGGTGGTACAGCAGCTGTGCAGCGTTTGTGTTTTTGTGGTTATCTGGTGGTACATGGATGAGGGCCTCCTGGCGCCCCACTGGCTTTTTGGGACTGGCCTGGCTTCTTCACTGATTGGCTATGTTTTGTTTGATCTCATCGATGGAGGTGAAGGACGGAAAAAGAGCGGGCGGACCCGGTGGGCTGACTTGAAGAGTGCCCTCGTTTTCATTACTTTCACATATGGTTTTTCGCCAGTGCTGAAGACCCTGACAGAGTCTGTCAGCACCGATACCATCTATGCCATGTCGGTCTTTATGCTCTTGGGCCACCTCATTTTCTTTGACTATGGCGCCAACGCTGCCATTGTATCCAGCACACTGTCCTTGAACATGGCCATTTTTGCCTCTGTCTGCCTGGCGTCGCGCCTGCCCCGGTCCCTGCATGCTTTCATCATGGTGACATTTGCCATCCAGATTTTTGCCCTGTGGCCCATGttacagaagaaactgaaggCATGTACTCCATGCAGCTACGTGGGAGTCACGTTGCTTTTCGCATTTTCAGCCTTGGGAGGTTTACTGTCCATTAGTGCTGTGGGAGCCATCCTCTTTGCCATTCTGCTGGTTTCCATCTCTTGTCTCTGCCCTTTCTACCTCATTCGCCTgcagctttttaaagaaaacattcatgGGCCTTGGGATGAGGCTGAAATCAAAGAAGACCTGTCCAGGTTTCTCAGCTAA